In the genome of Kluyveromyces marxianus DMKU3-1042 DNA, complete genome, chromosome 1, one region contains:
- the CRT10 gene encoding transcriptional regulator CRT10 family protein, which translates to MQLEDDDIRRLKLFTLLNGYYLRESYSVLNRESCDPQVDKTELIWCKAQFGKDYTPEQIENLHQIKQFELDLSKGTNKEFIDSIIEQGSDAEPIWGTGCIDDPGDSLLPPSLRLNYLEKSIYKINERNDDPFDMIMILENRYGLMINSSGYIKVIDLCRLNSVEGTLCKEPTVCTHIRKMFPPTQSSFSLSFVQRLTSFMGLKVIAFGNSVGDIVFYEESYLAFEYPPILENSILHLKLDEGYARISTCDGIGLSSNLTVLSNEETLTIIYFDTFFENPIIKTYKFEDKLNYVDFLRPAEAGFFLVIKKDSGVRHVLHFSLENLQQGKILCEAIDSLSEKRTKEQNNLHMVVSKDDFLSVPDFEFLTLSFNAPRNEHFIHKIYQNSLILESLPLYPSESNNLGFGACIAQIEVPVPNYSLIYENDDLLIDNPIHLRYTTYRRNMFHYEDIYANKKLLKTSQLDYEDCYVSRRAHGNGNSKVFKPESSTGICTDSSVKPSNSEYLATLSLQLKAQYKRIDEIRHKLKGHSEFQIDSEPFPYNRLDQLRAVHLHKSVFYGSADIASIQHLQCCNSSLKEALKMYIKDLSSNGEEKDHELDSYVNAVIKKYLQIKDNTRFRNNGPKYDSIISDDNFVIEANDELSIRMYGTNPLILNAFTPSILCSNLNCVDLRSKKILMCHINELHCMVTATSSGLISIYRLTEWRGVYAFRFEKLLNVIKIQDVCLDSDDEGRTSFCETQRRFANHDQTFVNSCNKCRLVIENPDIHALNYTYHHDSLSASLYVSTPTKLVKYTIAASP; encoded by the coding sequence ATGCAATTagaggatgatgatattagaCGATTGAAGTTATTTACATTATTGAATGGTTATTATTTGAGGGAATCATACAGTGTATTGAACCGCGAGTCTTGTGATCCTCAAGTTGACAAAACGGAGCTAATCTGGTGTAAAGCTCAGTTTGGAAAAGATTATACTCCTGAACAAATAGAgaatcttcatcaaatcaaacaatTTGAGCTTGACTTATCAAAGGGTACGAATAAAGAATTTATAGACAGCATTATAGAACAGGGTTCAGATGCAGAGCCCATATGGGGAACAGGGTGTATAGATGATCCTGGAGATTCATTATTGCCACCAAGTCTCAGGTTAAATTATCTGGAAAAATCAATTTATAAAATAAACGAGCGTAACGATGATCCATTTGATATGATTATGATATTAGAGAATAGATACGGATTAATGATAAACTCCTCTGGCTACATCAAAGTTATAGACTTGTGTCGTTTGAATTCAGTTGAGGGAACCTTGTGTAAAGAGCCAACTGTGTGCACTCACATAAGGAAGATGTTTCCTCCGACCCAGTCGTCTTTCTCTTTATCCTTTGTTCAAAGACTTACATCATTTATGGGGCTGAAGGTCATTGCCTTTGGAAATTCCGTAGGGGACATTGTCTTTTACGAAGAATCTTACCTTGCATTTGAGTATCCGCCAATATTGGAGAATAGTATCCTACACCTAAAACTGGATGAGGGCTATGCCAGAATTTCTACTTGTGATGGAATTGGATTATCATCTAACCTCACTGTTTTATCCAATGAAGAGACTTTAACCATAATCTATTTCGATACTTTTTTTGAGAATCCAATTATAAAAACATATAAGTTTGAAGATAAGCTAAATTATGTTGATTTTTTACGACCAGCTGAAGCTGGATTCTTCCTTGTTATCAAAAAGGATAGCGGAGTTAGGCATGTTTTACATTTCTCATTAGAAAATCTACAACAAGGCAAAATCTTGTGTGAAGCAATAGATAGTCTTTCAGAGAAACGAactaaagaacaaaataatCTGCACATGGTAGTTTCCAAGGATGATTTTCTGTCGGTACCAGATTTTGAATTTCTAACATTGTCATTCAACGCCCCAAGAAACGAACATTTTATCCATAAAATCTATCAGAATAGTTTGATTTTGGAATCACTACCTTTATACCCATCGGAATCGAACAATCTCGGGTTTGGTGCATGTATTGCGCAAATTGAAGTTCCAGTACCAAACTACTCTTTAATttatgaaaatgatgacTTATTAATTGATAACCCAATCCACCTAAGATATACTACGTATAGAAGGAATATGTTTCACTATGAAGACATTTATGCCAATAAGAAACTATTAAAGACTTCTCAACTTGACTATGAAGACTGTTATGTATCAAGACGTGCCCATGGCAATGGAAACTCCAAGGTTTTCAAACCGGAATCATCTACCGGTATATGCACCGATAGTTCAGTTAAACCTTCTAATTCAGAATACCTGGCTACGTTGAGTTTGCAACTCAAAGCCCAATATAAACGAATTGACGAAATAAGACATAAGCTGAAAGGACATTCAGAGTTTCAAATAGATTCGGAACCTTTTCCGTATAATCGGTTGGACCAATTAAGGGCTGTCCATCTTCATAAAAGTGTATTTTATGGATCTGCTGATATTGCAAGCATTCAACATCTGCAATGTTGCAATTCTTCTCTTAAGGAAGCACTTAAAATGTACATAAAGGATTTATCTTCTaatggtgaagaaaaagatcaTGAACTTGATTCATATGTTAATGCCGTAATCAAAAAGTATCTGCAGATAAAAGACAACACCAGATTTCGAAACAATGGTCCAAAATATGATTCCATTATATCAGATGACAACTTTGTAATCGAGGCTAACGATGAACTTTCCATAAGAATGTATGGTACGAATCCCTTGATTTTGAATGCGTTCACACCTTCAATTCTCTGTTCCAACCTAAACTGTGTTGATCTTCGGAGTAAAAAGATTCTCATGTGTCATATTAACGAGTTACATTGCATGGTGACAGCAACGTCTTCTGGCTTAATATCTATATACCGTTTAACAGAATGGAGAGGCGTATACGCATTCCGCTTTGAGAAGTTATTAAACGTTATAAAAATACAAGACGTCTGTCTAGAcagtgatgatgaaggaAGAACCTCTTTTTGCGAAACGCAACGAAGGTTTGCGAACCATGATCAGACGTTTGTCAATAGTTGCAACAAATGTCGACTAGTTATTGAGAACCCTGATATCCACGCTCTAAACTATACGTATCATCACGATTCCTTATCCGCATCATTATACGTCTCTACACCAACAAAGCTAGTCAAGTATACCATCGCAGCTTCACCATAA
- the MPS1 gene encoding serine/threonine/tyrosine protein kinase MPS1: MFDSEAIVQPNKSSFQTSDLQYDESRYEDAKTGLEEATNSNYLSLHGPLHQRNSTHGYNNHTEEHSQSTVFTMVHHKQYQPSMTTMNTNVKNIDNNLSSSNNTRENNQNNKASSRYKEEHSQTSNKFKILQHNMKEELHNTSASKSSNKRNRRFITSRLSSLGPAKRNLSTCFNTDSPGGSRIENSEINSSTVNEESNLSQLDNENSHLSSSSATGYKHREHNIFLEAHKRNSTPTYDENKDPSLPQQPIMNYNNIDFGDLNPYQYLKQHNLPSGELPFISKVYFERQKEENRKTVLRKASSGTQALKREFTTQNMRSQTARQPRRKPNLTVDRSVSYDPLSSPLLNTNKEVFQEHDINNLPNKREALKPLDVNGPSSSQESKRTKYNTQFSSQEHHEPFFSHRKAPSPQESASNKKKVDLREPPKSTVEVVPLKPESNNVSVFSDNARRDHLNRNNDSNRDDYSSRKKPMYVVPTITVNGTSYEKVELLGKGGSGKVYKVKSSDHKVYALKRVSFDEFDETSIEGFKGEIELLKMLENEQRVVRLIDYQMGQGVLFLLMECGEHDLSQVLTQRSKEPFDMEFVRYHFQEMMKCVKVVHDADIVHSDLKPANFVFVKGMLKIIDFGIANAVPDHTVNIYRDNQIGTPNYMAPETLVAMNFTKNDSEQAKWKVGKPSDIWSCGCILYQMVYGKPPYGSFQGNNRLYAIMSPDVKIPYPEKDSYGAVIPRTVIETIKSCLERNPISRVTVDQLLSGALINPVTVTKFFIHDLIKNAVNYGCDQKHVNNDRVEELSEDVWNKLAEFKL; this comes from the coding sequence ATGTTTGATTCAGAGGCTATAGTACAGCCTAACAAATCGTCTTTTCAAACTTCAGACTTACAATATGATGAGAGCCGATATGAGGATGCAAAAACTGGATTAGAAGAAGCtacaaattcaaattattTGTCGCTTCATGGTCCATTACATCAGCGTAATAGCACACATGGCTATAATAATCATACAGAGGAGCATTCCCAATCCACAGTATTCACGATGGTACACCATAAACAATACCAACCCAGCATGACCACTATGAATACAAATGTTAAGAATATCGATAATAATTTGTCTAGTTCGAATAATACTAGGGAAAACAACCAAAATAATAAGGCTTCATCCAGATACAAAGAAGAGCACAGCCAAACATCGAATAAGTTCAAAATACTGCAGCATAAtatgaaagaagaattacaTAATACAAGCGCTTCGAAGTCATCAAATAAGCGTAATAGGCGGTTTATAACATCTAGACTGTCATCTTTAGGACCTGCAAAGCGTAATCTTTCTACATGCTTTAACACTGACTCCCCTGGCGGTTCGCGAATTGAAAACAGTGAAATTAATAGCAGTACAGTAAACGAGGAGTCTAACTTATCACAATTAGATAATGAAAACTCTCATTTGTCTAGTTCATCTGCTACAGGGTACAAACATCGTGAGCATAATATATTCTTGGAAGCACATAAACGAAATTCAACCCCAACATAtgatgaaaacaaagatcCTTCGCTTCCTCAACAGCCCATTATGAATTATAATAACATTGATTTCGGGGATCTAAATCCATATCAGTACTTGAAACAGCATAACCTACCTAGCGGAGAGCTACCTTTCATATCAAAGGTTTACTTCGAAAggcaaaaagaagagaataGAAAAACGGTGTTGAGGAAGGCATCTTCTGGAACGCAGGCGTTAAAGAGAGAGTTTACCACCCAAAACATGAGGTCTCAGACTGCAAGACAGCCtagaagaaaaccaaatcTGACAGTTGATAGGAGTGTATCGTATGATCCACTTTCGTCTCCTTTGCTAAATACTAATAAAGAAGTGTTCCAAGAACATGATATCAACAACCTTCCGAATAAGCGAGAGGCGCTGAAACCGCTTGATGTCAACGGCCCTTCTAGTAGTCAGGAATCGAAGCGGACAAAATATAATACTCAATTTTCTTCACAAGAGCACCATGAACCATTTTTCTCTCATAGAAAGGCACCCTCACCTCAAGAATCAGCTTCaaataagaagaaagtaGATCTAAGAGAACCTCCAAAATCAACCGTAGAAGTCGTGCCATTAAAACCCGAAAGTAATAATGTCAGTGTCTTCAGTGATAATGCTAGAAGAGATCACTTAAATCGGAATAATGATAGCAACCGTGATGATTATagttcaagaaaaaagccAATGTACGTAGTCCCAACCATAACGGTGAATGGCACTTCGTATGAAAAAGTCGAATTACTAGGTAAGGGTGGATCAGGTAAGGTTTACAAGGTTAAATCTTCTGATCATAAAGTATATGCATTGAAACGGGTTTCATTTGATGAGTTTGACGAAACAAGTATAGAGGGTTTTAAGGGAGAAATTGAACTCTTGAAGATGTTAGAAAATGAGCAACGTGTCGTACGGTTAATTGATTATCAAATGGGTCAAggtgttttatttttgttgatggAATGTGGGGAACATGACTTATCCCAAGTACTAACACAAAGGTCTAAAGAACCTTTTGATATGGAATTTGTTAGATATCACTTCCAAGAGATGATGAAATGTGTAAAAGTTGTACATGATGCAGATATTGTTCATTCTGATTTGAAACCAGCGAACTTCGTCTTTGTCAAGGGAATGCTAAAAATAATTGATTTCGGTATAGCTAATGCCGTTCCAGATCACACTGTAAACATCTATCGTGATAATCAGATTGGGACACCAAATTACATGGCACCAGAAACATTAGTAGCTATGAATTTCACAAAGAATGATAGTGAGCAAGCTAAATGGAAGGTAGGGAAACCGTCAGATATTTGGTCCTGTGGATGCATTCTCTATCAAATGGTTTACGGAAAACCACCATATGGATCGTTCCAAGGTAATAATAGGCTTTATGCTATCATGAGTCCAGATGTCAAGATACCATATCCAGAGAAGGACTCATATGGAGCAGTGATACCAAGAACTGTAATTGAGACGATAAAATCATGCCTTGAACGAAACCCAATATCTCGTGTAACAGTTGACCAACTGTTATCAGGTGCATTAATAAACCCTGTCACTGTTACGAAGTTCTTCATTCACGACTTAATAAAAAACGCTGTCAACTATGGGTGCGACCAAAAACATGTTAATAATGATCGGGTAGAAGAATTATCAGAAGATGTTTGGAACAAATTAGCTGAATTTAAGTTATAG
- the ARP2 gene encoding actin-related protein 2, whose product MDPHTPIVLDQGTGFLKIGRAGENFPDFTFPSIVGRPILRAEERGHVSTPLKDIMIGDEASAVRSYLQISYPMENGIIRNWADMELLWDYAFFDQMKLPTTSGGKVLLTEPPMNPIKNREQMCEVMFEKYDFGGTYVAIQAVLALYAQGLSSGVVVDSGDGVTHIVPVYESVVLNHLTRRLDVAGRDVTRHLIDLLSRRGYAFNRTADFETVRQMKEKLCYVSYDLDLDTKLARETTTLVESYELPDGRVIKVGPERFEAPECLFQPSLVDVEQPGVGELLFNTIQSADVDIRTSLYKAIVLSGGSSMYPGLPSRLEKELKQLWFTRVLRNDPTRLDKFKVRIEDPPRRKHMVFIGGAVLANIMADKDHMWLSKQEWHEIGPAAMSKFGPR is encoded by the coding sequence ATGGATCCTCATACTCCAATTGTGCTTGACCAGGGTACTGGTTTCTTGAAAATTGGGCGTGCCGGTGAGAACTTCCCGGATTTCACGTTCCCATCTATTGTGGGTAGACCAATTTTGAGAGCTGAAGAAAGGGGTCATGTGTCTACTCCTTTGAAGGACATCATGATTGGTGATGAAGCTAGTGCGGTGCGTTCGTACTTGCAAATTTCGTATCCTATGGAGAACGGTATTATTAGAAACTGGGCCGATATGGAGCTTCTCTGGGATTATGCATTTTTTGATCAGATGAAGTTGCCAACGACATCTGGTGGGAAAGTTTTGCTTACGGAACCTCCAATGAATCCAATTAAGAACAGAGAGCAAATGTGCGAGGTCATGTTTGAGAAATATGACTTTGGTGGTACATATGTGGCTATTCAAGCTGTTCTTGCGTTGTACGCCCAAGGTTTATCTtctggtgttgttgttgactCTGGTGATGGTGTCACGCATATTGTACCTGTTTATGAGTCAGTTGTTTTGAATCATTTGACTAGAAGATTGGATGTCGCCGGTAGGGACGTTACCAGACACTTAATTGATCTTTTATCACGTCGTGGTTACGCATTCAACAGAACAGCCGATTTCGAGACTGTTCGTCaaatgaaggaaaagcTATGTTACGTATCATATGATTTAGATTTGGATACTAAGCTTGCAAGGGAGACCACCACTTTAGTAGAATCTTACGAATTGCCTGATGGAAGAGTTATCAAGGTAGGTCCTGAAAGATTCGAAGCTCCAGAGTGTTTATTCCAACCAAGTTTGGTGGATGTTGAACAACCGGGTGTTGGTGAACTACTTTTCAATACTATACAATCTGCAGATGTGGATATCAGAACATCTCTTTATAAAGCCATTGTGCTCTCTGGTGGTTCTTCTATGTACCCAGGTCTACCTTCAAGGCTTGAAAAAGAACTAAAACAACTATGGTTTACGCGGGTCCTACGCAATGATCCTACTCGTTTagataaattcaaagtCAGAATTGAGGATcctccaagaagaaagcaTATGGTCTTCATTGGTGGTGCTGTTTTAGCAAACATTATGGCCGACAAAGATCATATGTGGTTATCAAAACAAGAATGGCATGAAATCGGTCCTGCTGCAATGTCAAAGTTCGGACCAAGATAA
- the MRX9 gene encoding Mrx9p: protein MFLPQKSLLRVPGDGLFKGIAALKRPMIVKASPQLCLPIALCNQKHTRNAFHTSAYPLVLQKTSFHKPVGSLLTNRLSLRLCLRQGSRKFHSAPRRQFLGGRDPFNSGDRHYKFSFSFDTWGLVVAGIVLIVTTSIFLMVLPYLFVVLFPFIIAAIAFYGIKSYVLKLEFSKIRDALSRSSMKLSAATRKQLLYKEISPHMESLKEMLDKKASKVPPGFFDSFKDQMDNYDLHKADRFLEFLSSRIDESLCKNENNIRSIILGKDSVYRPDMVKLFEESHKIMTLYGTGNDSYELHIFKLMLEDDSVEAKPIGLVLVVAAVKQENFEMLGPMFKFLNVKDTQEASPMVIAVKNIDFIPKIGFITDIGETGRGGTDHN, encoded by the coding sequence ATGTTTCTACCCCAAAAATCACTACTACGGGTGCCAGGTGATGGTTTATTTAAAGGAATTGCAGCGTTAAAGCGTCCTATGATTGTAAAGGCATCGCCACAACTATGTTTGCCGATAGCACTTTGCAATCAGAAGCATACACGCAATGCTTTTCACACATCTGCATATCCTCTGGTACTCCAGAAGACGTCGTTTCATAAGCCTGTGGGGTCTTTGTTGACTAATCGTTTGTCTCTACGGTTGTGTTTGAGACAAGGCAGCCGCAAATTCCATAGTGCCCCTAGACGACAGTTTCTCGGGGGACGAGACCCTTTTAACAGTGGTGACCGCCATTAtaaattttcattttcatttgatACGTGGGGccttgttgttgctggGATAGTGCTCATCGTCACAACGTCGATTTTCTTGATGGTTTTACCATACTTATTTGTTGTACTCTTCCCGTTTATCATAGCAGCAATAGCATTCTATGGAATAAAAAGTTATGTGCTCAAGTTGGAATTCAGCAAAATTAGAGATGCCTTGTCTAGGTCTTCTATGAAACTCTCTGCCGCTACCAGAAAACAGCTACTATACAAAGAGATATCGCCTCATATGGAATCGTTGAAGGAGATGTTAGATAAAAAAGCTTCCAAGGTTCCTCCGGGCTTCTTTGATTCATTTAAAGATCAAATGGACAATTATGACCTTCACAAAGCGGATCGGTTCTTGGAATTCTTGAGCTCTAGGATCGATGAAAGCTTGTgcaaaaacgaaaacaataTCAGATCTATCATTCTGGGAAAGGACTCCGTTTATCGGCCGGATATGGTAAaattatttgaagaaagtCACAAAATCATGACACTATATGGGACCGGTAACGATTCGTACGAACTGCACATATTTAAATTGATGCTTGAAGACGACTCTGTTGAGGCAAAACCGATCGGCCTCGTTTTAGTCGTAGCAGCGGTTAAACAAGAGAATTTCGAAATGCTTGGTCCAATGTTCAAATTTCTTAATGTTAAAGATACCCAGGAAGCGTCCCCGATGGTTATAGCAGTGAAGAACATAGACTTTATACCAAAGATTGGCTTTATAACTGATATTGGAGAAACAGGTAGGGGAGGGACGGATCATAATTAA
- the APM4 gene encoding Apm4p, with amino-acid sequence MINALFVFSANGELLVCKLIKDHIKRSISDVFKTQVINDPHVRSPILTLGSTTFHHIIREGANSLPMWLVAVSRGNVDSSMIWEYLNKLYQLMEVYGINDEDVLREEFMVLYEILDITLENGIPQTTDLAQIVPRVSKKPVNDANASFKPSDIDDFLSNSNILRSSRLIKRASSSMALSTLPECPWRPDGLRYKKNEVYLDINENISLLVGKDGSIIKSYVEGSVDCVSHLSGMPVCELGLNDSYQSNSSNNFTDSDTEQSLMEMMVEYDVKNKKAIPNAAAKSVPLQDCQFHQCVQLARYETDHVIRFVPPDGSFQLMKYRVADNINIPFSVLPSVEIVNQSTVYYKITLRSLFPSNVIAKDVTMKIPVPQTTLKCDFYVSGGRCQYDSTEKCIVWKYSKYNGSTESTITAKAIIPSTSHDLADLLRWSRPPISLKFEIVMFSNSGLVVKHLKCQEPQLNYQPVKWIKYISHSGAYEIRY; translated from the coding sequence ATGATAAATGccttgtttgttttcagCGCTAATGGCGAACTATTGGTGTGCAAGCTCATCAAAGATCATATCAAGCGGTCCATATCGGATGTGTTTAAGACGCAGGTGATCAACGATCCACATGTTAGATCACCTATACTAACGCTTGGATCTACGACGTTCCATCATATTATCCGGGAGGGTGCAAATAGTCTTCCCATGTGGCTTGTGGCGGTCTCTAGAGGCAACGTCGACAGTTCCATGATATGGGAATATCTCAACAAGTTGTATCAGTTAATGGAAGTGTACGGGATCAATGACGAAGACGTATTACGAGAGGAGTTCATGGTTTTGTATGAGATTTTGGACATAACGCTTGAAAATGGCATTCCCCAGACGACTGATCTTGCGCAAATCGTGCCTCGAGTGTCGAAGAAACCTGTTAATGATGCGAACGCTTCATTCAAGCCATCTGATATAGATGACTTTTTGTCAAATTCCAACATTCTAAGGTCTTCCAGATTGATAAAACGTGCGTCGAGCTCGATGGCACTATCAACCCTACCGGAATGTCCATGGAGACCGGATGGTCTACGATACAAAAAGAACGAGGTGTATCTAGACATCAATGAGAACATTTCGTTATTGGTTGGGAAAGACGGGTCGATCATAAAGTCATACGTCGAGGGATCTGTCGACTGTGTGTCGCATCTATCTGGGATGCCCGTTTGCGAACTTGGGCTCAATGATTCCTACCAGTCTAATTCAAGCAACAATTTTACAGACAGTGACACCGAACAGTCGCTAATGGAAATGATGGTCGAATATGACgtaaagaacaaaaaagcCATACCCAATGCTGCTGCAAAATCTGTGCCATTGCAAGACTGCCAATTCCATCAATGCGTACAGCTGGCTAGATACGAAACTGACCATGTCATAAGATTCGTACCTCCGGACGGATCGTTCCAACTAATGAAATACCGCGTTGCAgacaatatcaatatccCCTTTAGCGTCCTTCCTTCAGTGGAAATCGTGAACCAATCTACAGTATACTACAAAATTACTCTAAGGTCATTGTTCCCCTCCAATGTCATCGCAAAAGATGTCACTATGAAGATACCGGTACCTCAGACGACTCTAAAATGTGATTTCTACGTATCCGGAGGCAGATGCCAATACGATTCGACCGAAAAATGTATCGTGTGGAAATACAGCAAGTACAATGGCTCTACAGAAAGTACAATAACAGCGAAGGCCATCATACCTTCCACTTCCCACGATCTTGCAGACTTGCTTAGATGGTCAAGACCTCCTATTTCGTTGAAATTCGAAATCGTCATGTTTAGCAATTCGGGCCTAGTCGTGAAGCACTTGAAGTGTCAAGAACCGCAACTCAACTACCAGCCAGTGAAATGGATCAAGTATATATCCCATTCCGGAGCTTATGAAATAAGATACTAG
- the PRS5 gene encoding ribose phosphate diphosphokinase subunit PRS5, giving the protein MNNIVVFGGSSHPDLVDKICEKLGIHKSQVKLGKFSNGETSISIEESVREKDVYVIQSGCGHVNDNFMELLILINACKTADASRVTAVMPYFSYSRQPDIPYTAKGAPLISKPKEKYTFESHPGTPVERKPVDRKRAEKKPLQKQQQQQEQQELQQELQQQQQQQQTEEHQEEPASVLKQQEIALPSPLPIRPAELRPCSSASSRIPMIPNGKAEHPSEQDDTSNADTLFNASNSSYKLWVAQAGTLIANLLMTSGADHVITMDLHDSQFQGFFDIPVDNLYCKPITQTYIQHHIPDYKDAVIVSPDAGGAKRAAKIADVLELSFAMIHKERRSQLLKGPPGATLTSGGGIPVSSKPLIGSLDMKHNPSMGSNKYVNTTMLVGDVRNKACIIVDDLVDTSYTLTRAAKLLKDQGATKIYALITHGIFSGDALNRIDQSVIDKLIVTNSIPQDETIKALGRDRVEVLDVSSIFAEAIRRIHNGESISILFEHGW; this is encoded by the coding sequence ATGAAcaatattgttgttttcgGTGGGAGTTCCCATCCAGACCTTGTAGACAAGATATGCGAGAAATTGGGTATTCACAAGTCTCAAGTCAAGTTGGGGAAGTTCTCCAATGGAGAAACCTCTATCAGTATTGAGGAATCAGTGCGTGAGAAGGATGTTTATGTGATTCAAAGTGGATGCGGGCACGTTAACGATAACTTTATGGAGTTGCTAATTCTTATCAATGCGTGTAAGACAGCGGATGCTTCTCGGGTAACAGCAGTGATGCCATACTTCTCGTACTCCAGACAGCCAGATATCCCATACACGGCCAAGGGAGCACCTTTGATCTCGAAGCCTAAGGAGAAATATACTTTTGAGTCGCACCCTGGGACGCCTGTGGAAAGGAAACCTGTGGATAGGAAGCGTGCGGAAAAGAAGCCACTGCAgaaacaacagcagcagcaagaGCAACAAGAATTACAACAAGAattacaacaacagcagcagcagcagcaaacGGAGGAACACCAAGAGGAGCCTGCATCTGTCTTGAAACAGCAGGAAATTGCTCTACCAAGCCCCTTGCCAATACGCCCGGCCGAATTAAGACCCTGTTCGTCTGCATCCTCTCGTATCCCAATGATTCCAAATGGGAAAGCCGAGCACCCTTCTGAACAAGACGATACCTCAAATGCCGATACATTATTTAACGCCAGTAACTCAAGCTATAAGCTATGGGTGGCTCAAGCAGGTACCCTAATCGCCAACTTGTTGATGACATCTGGTGCAGACCATGTGATTACCATGGATTTGCATGACTCGCAATTTCAAGGGTTCTTCGACATCCCAGTCGACAATCTCTACTGTAAACCAATTACACAGACATACATCCAACATCACATACCAGACTACAAGGATGCTGTCATTGTGTCTCCAGATGCCGGTGGTGCTAAGCGTGCGGCCAAAATCGCTGATGTTTTGGAACTTTCATTTGCCATGATTCATAAGGAAAGGAGATCGCAGTTGCTAAAGGGCCCACCAGGTGCAACTTTGACCTCTGGAGGCGGTATTCCGGTATCAAGTAAACCATTGATTGGCTCTCTCGATATGAAACACAACCCATCCATGGGAAGTAACAAATATGTCAACACGACCATGTTGGTTGGTGACGTGAGAAACAAGGCATGCATAATTGTCGATGATTTGGTGGATACATCATATACGTTGACCAGGGCAGCTAAGCTACTAAAGGATCAAGGTGCCACTAAAATATATGCCCTGATTACCCACGGTATCTTCTCGGGTGATGCTTTGAATAGAATTGACCAAAGTGTAATCGACAAATTAATCGTTACAAATTCAATTCCTCAAGATGAAACTATCAAAGCATTGGGTCGTGATCGTGTCGAAGTTCTTGATGTTTCTAGTATTTTTGCCGAGGCTATCAGAAGAATCCACAATGGTGAATCAATCAGTATTTTGTTTGAGCATGGGTGGTGA